A genomic segment from Streptosporangium roseum DSM 43021 encodes:
- the ispG gene encoding flavodoxin-dependent (E)-4-hydroxy-3-methylbut-2-enyl-diphosphate synthase: MSAPVLLGMPGTGAPPTAPRSSPSPSPASAVLRPRRVTRRLQVGGVAVGGDAPVSVQSMTTTVTADVGATLQQIAELTAAGCEIVRVAVPSQDDADALPQIARKSTIPVIADIHFQPRYVFAAIDAGCAAVRVNPGNIRAFDDKVGEIARAAGAAGIPIRIGVNAGSLDRRLLAKYGSATPEALAESALWECSLFEEHGFADLKVSVKHHDPLTMIAAYRVLAASCDYPLHLGVTEAGPAFQGTVKSATAFGILLAEGIGDTIRVSLSAPPVEEVRVGTQILQSLGLRPRRLEIVSCPSCGRAQVDVYRLTDQVAAAFDGFPLPLRVAVMGCVVNGPGEAREADLGVASGNGKGQIFVRGRVVATVPESKIIEALIEEATRLAEQADAGDDVPAPSGSAPEP, from the coding sequence ATGAGCGCCCCCGTCCTCCTGGGCATGCCCGGTACCGGCGCCCCGCCCACGGCCCCGCGGTCGTCTCCCTCCCCGTCGCCTGCCTCCGCCGTCCTCAGGCCGCGCCGGGTGACCCGCCGGCTCCAGGTGGGCGGGGTCGCGGTGGGCGGGGACGCCCCGGTGTCGGTGCAGTCGATGACCACCACCGTCACCGCCGACGTCGGCGCCACCCTCCAGCAGATCGCCGAACTCACCGCCGCGGGCTGCGAGATCGTCCGCGTCGCCGTACCGTCCCAGGACGACGCCGACGCCCTGCCGCAGATCGCCAGGAAATCCACCATCCCGGTGATCGCCGACATCCACTTCCAGCCCAGATACGTCTTCGCCGCCATCGACGCCGGGTGCGCCGCAGTCCGGGTCAATCCCGGCAACATCCGGGCCTTCGACGACAAGGTGGGGGAGATCGCCCGTGCGGCCGGCGCGGCCGGGATCCCGATCCGGATCGGCGTCAACGCCGGTTCCCTCGACAGGCGGTTACTGGCCAAGTACGGCAGTGCCACCCCCGAGGCGCTGGCCGAATCGGCCCTGTGGGAGTGCTCCCTGTTCGAGGAGCACGGCTTCGCCGATCTCAAGGTCTCCGTCAAGCACCACGACCCGCTGACCATGATCGCCGCCTACCGGGTGCTGGCCGCGTCCTGCGACTACCCCCTGCATCTCGGCGTCACCGAGGCCGGTCCCGCCTTCCAGGGCACCGTCAAGTCCGCCACCGCGTTCGGCATCCTGCTGGCCGAGGGCATCGGCGACACCATCCGCGTCTCCCTGTCCGCTCCACCGGTGGAAGAGGTCAGGGTCGGGACGCAGATCCTCCAGTCCCTCGGGCTGCGGCCGCGCCGGCTGGAGATCGTCTCCTGCCCCTCCTGCGGCCGGGCGCAGGTCGACGTCTACCGGCTCACCGACCAGGTCGCCGCCGCCTTCGACGGGTTCCCCCTGCCCCTGCGGGTGGCCGTCATGGGCTGCGTCGTCAACGGGCCCGGCGAAGCCCGCGAGGCCGATCTCGGCGTCGCGAGCGGCAACGGCAAGGGGCAGATCTTCGTCCGCGGCCGGGTCGTCGCCACCGTCCCGGAATCGAAGATCATCGAAGCTCTCATCGAGGAGGCGACGCGCCTCGCCGAGCAGGCGGACGCGGGCGACGACGTCCCGGCGCCCTCAGGAAGCGCGCCAGAGCCGTGA
- a CDS encoding 1-deoxy-D-xylulose-5-phosphate synthase, translating into MSADIATAVPHASQDAASAAKTPAGTGTTITSGLLPRINGPGDLRRLPPGRLPELAGEIRRFLVDKVSATGGHLGPNLGAVELSIALHRVFASPRDAIVFDTGHQAYVHKILTGRQGGFDRLRQAGGLSGYPSRAESVHDLVENSHASTALSYADGLARAFQLRGHTDRHVVAVIGDGALTGGLALEAVNNLGAAPGRPAIIVLNDNGRSYAPTVGGLASHLATLRRPGVPSPRPGVPNVFESLGFSYLGPVDGHDIGALEGALRQARALRRPVVVHAVTVKGKGYGPAENDRADHMHGIGVLDPATGRPHDVPGAAPPSWTSLFADEMTVIGAEHPGVVAITAAMPGPTGLAEFATRFPDRFFDVGIAEQHAVACAAGLALNGMHPIVAMYATFCNRAFDQALMDVALHRLPVTFVLDRAGITGPDGPSHHGMWDLVLLGMIPGLRIAAPRDATRLRELLHEAVGHDGGPTVVRYPKANAGPDIAAPRRLGGPDGVDVLSQHGDQALLVAVGPLAGPCLAAAAQLRHHGVGVTVVDPRWVAPVSPVLVELAAAHHLVVTAEDGLRTGGVGTAIATACADAGLTTPVRTLGLPREFIGHGERAHLLAAAGLDHRSITASVLEAVRPGVPGRTAPSPAGEPRPVGGWS; encoded by the coding sequence ATGAGCGCTGACATCGCCACCGCCGTCCCCCACGCGAGCCAGGACGCCGCCTCCGCCGCGAAAACGCCGGCCGGCACCGGCACGACGATCACGAGCGGCCTTCTCCCCCGGATCAACGGCCCCGGCGACCTGCGCCGCCTGCCACCGGGCCGGCTGCCCGAACTGGCCGGCGAGATCCGCCGTTTCCTGGTGGACAAGGTCAGCGCCACGGGTGGTCATCTGGGTCCCAACCTGGGGGCGGTGGAGCTCAGCATCGCGCTGCACCGGGTGTTCGCCTCGCCCCGGGACGCGATCGTGTTCGACACCGGCCACCAGGCCTACGTGCACAAGATCCTCACCGGCCGCCAGGGCGGCTTCGACCGGCTGCGCCAGGCTGGCGGGCTGTCCGGGTATCCGAGCCGCGCGGAGTCGGTCCACGACCTCGTCGAGAACTCCCATGCCTCGACCGCCCTGTCCTACGCCGACGGCCTGGCGAGGGCCTTCCAGCTCCGCGGCCACACGGACAGGCACGTGGTGGCGGTGATCGGGGACGGGGCGCTGACCGGCGGCCTGGCGCTGGAGGCGGTGAACAACCTCGGTGCCGCGCCCGGCCGCCCCGCGATCATCGTGCTCAACGACAACGGCCGCTCCTACGCCCCCACGGTCGGCGGGCTCGCGAGCCACCTCGCCACCCTGCGCCGGCCCGGGGTCCCCTCTCCCCGGCCGGGCGTCCCCAACGTGTTCGAAAGCCTGGGCTTCTCCTACCTGGGACCGGTCGACGGCCACGACATCGGCGCGCTGGAGGGGGCACTCCGCCAGGCCCGTGCCCTGCGCCGGCCCGTGGTGGTGCACGCGGTGACGGTCAAGGGCAAGGGGTACGGCCCTGCCGAGAACGACAGGGCCGACCACATGCACGGGATCGGGGTGCTGGACCCGGCCACCGGACGCCCGCACGACGTGCCCGGCGCGGCGCCGCCGTCGTGGACGTCGCTGTTCGCCGACGAGATGACCGTGATCGGCGCCGAGCATCCCGGCGTGGTGGCGATCACGGCGGCGATGCCGGGCCCGACCGGGCTGGCCGAGTTCGCGACCAGGTTCCCCGACCGTTTCTTCGACGTCGGCATCGCCGAGCAGCACGCCGTCGCCTGCGCCGCGGGGCTCGCCCTGAACGGCATGCATCCGATCGTCGCGATGTACGCGACCTTCTGCAACCGGGCCTTCGACCAGGCGCTGATGGACGTCGCCCTGCACCGGCTCCCCGTCACGTTCGTCCTGGACCGGGCCGGGATCACCGGACCGGACGGCCCCAGCCACCACGGCATGTGGGATCTGGTGCTGCTCGGCATGATCCCCGGACTGCGGATCGCCGCCCCCCGCGACGCGACCCGGCTGCGCGAGCTGCTCCACGAGGCCGTCGGCCATGACGGCGGGCCGACCGTGGTCCGCTATCCCAAGGCCAATGCCGGCCCTGACATCGCGGCGCCACGGAGGCTCGGCGGTCCGGACGGCGTCGACGTGCTGTCCCAGCACGGCGACCAGGCCCTGCTCGTGGCCGTCGGGCCGCTCGCGGGACCGTGCCTGGCCGCCGCCGCGCAGCTCCGTCACCACGGGGTCGGCGTGACGGTGGTCGACCCGCGCTGGGTGGCGCCGGTCTCCCCGGTGCTGGTCGAGCTGGCCGCCGCGCACCATCTGGTGGTCACCGCCGAGGACGGCCTGCGTACCGGGGGCGTCGGCACGGCGATCGCCACCGCGTGCGCCGACGCCGGCCTGACGACGCCGGTACGCACCCTCGGTCTGCCGAGGGAGTTCATCGGCCACGGTGAACGCGCCCACCTGCTGGCCGCCGCCGGCCTGGACCACCGCTCGATCACCGCCTCCGTGCTGGAGGCCGTCCGCCCGGGAGTCCCCGGGCGGACGGCCCCTTCACCGGCGGGCGAGCCCCGGCCGGTCGGAGGATGGTCATGA
- the ispH gene encoding 4-hydroxy-3-methylbut-2-enyl diphosphate reductase: MLLASPRSLCAGVERAIETVERVLADRGAPVYVRKQIVHNVHVVADLRRRGAVFVEELDEVPDGETVVFSAHGVSPAVRAQAGRKGLRVVDATCPLVTKVHVEARRFAARGDTVVLIGHAGHEEVEGTLGEAPRQSVLVQTPAEAAALEVDDPTRVSYLTQTTLAVDETSEVVEALRDRFPALSGPGSDDICYATTNRQHAVAGIAAAADLVLVVGSVNSSNSVRLVELARRQGTPAHLIDDAGGIEPGWLHGARVIGLSAGASAPHHLVEEVIAFLRGLGPLRVREHRHTTETVRFAPPKEVRTNER, from the coding sequence GTGCTGCTGGCCTCACCCCGCTCGCTGTGCGCCGGTGTCGAGCGGGCGATCGAGACCGTGGAACGCGTCCTGGCCGACCGCGGCGCCCCCGTCTACGTCCGTAAGCAGATCGTGCACAACGTTCACGTGGTCGCCGATCTACGGCGGCGCGGCGCCGTCTTCGTCGAGGAGCTCGACGAGGTGCCCGACGGGGAGACCGTGGTGTTCTCCGCGCACGGCGTCTCCCCGGCGGTCCGGGCGCAGGCCGGCCGCAAGGGGCTGCGGGTGGTCGACGCCACCTGCCCCCTGGTCACCAAGGTGCACGTCGAGGCCCGCCGCTTCGCCGCGCGCGGCGACACCGTCGTGCTGATCGGGCACGCCGGGCACGAGGAGGTCGAGGGCACCCTCGGCGAGGCGCCGCGGCAGAGCGTGCTGGTCCAGACCCCCGCCGAGGCGGCCGCCCTGGAGGTCGACGACCCCACCCGGGTGTCCTATCTGACCCAGACCACCCTGGCAGTGGACGAGACCTCCGAGGTGGTCGAGGCGCTGCGGGACCGGTTCCCGGCGCTCTCCGGGCCCGGCAGCGACGACATCTGCTACGCCACCACCAACCGGCAGCACGCCGTGGCGGGGATCGCCGCCGCCGCCGACCTGGTGCTGGTCGTCGGATCGGTCAACTCCTCCAACTCGGTGCGGCTGGTCGAGCTCGCCCGGCGCCAGGGCACCCCGGCCCACCTGATCGACGACGCCGGCGGCATCGAACCCGGATGGCTCCACGGGGCCCGCGTGATCGGCCTGAGCGCGGGCGCCTCGGCCCCGCACCACCTGGTGGAGGAGGTCATCGCCTTTCTCCGCGGCCTGGGGCCGCTGCGGGTCCGGGAGCACCGCCACACCACCGAAACCGTCCGCTTCGCTCCGCCTAAGGAAGTGCGTACGAATGAGCGCTGA
- a CDS encoding polyprenyl synthetase family protein: MSVVTTAPVLGFTDSTTRSAHEVLAAAQELAGPAHRGAVDRLPEEIRHIAGYHAGWWDAEGRPRQGGGKAVRPALVLASAWAAGGEDAETVRAAVPAAVAVELVHDFSLLHDDIMDGDLTRRHRPAAWSVFGVGEAILAGDVLLTLALDLLAGSPGLRVLTGSLLRLCSGQSADLAFETRTDVTLAQCVEMAAGKTGALLGCACEIGALAGGAGQDRAGLFGRFGHHLGLAFQLTDDLLGIWGDPAVTGKPVFSDLAARKKSLPVVAALTSGTPAGERLARLYHGDRILDERSLAHAADLIEAAGARAWAQREAEANLAAALACLRQADPAPEAAGDLRLLAQLITRRDR, translated from the coding sequence GTGAGTGTGGTGACGACCGCACCAGTGCTCGGCTTCACCGACAGCACCACGCGATCGGCACATGAGGTACTGGCCGCGGCCCAGGAGCTGGCCGGACCGGCTCACCGCGGCGCGGTGGACCGCCTGCCGGAGGAGATCCGCCACATCGCCGGCTACCACGCGGGCTGGTGGGACGCCGAAGGCCGCCCGCGGCAGGGCGGCGGCAAGGCGGTCCGGCCGGCCCTGGTGCTGGCCTCGGCGTGGGCGGCCGGCGGCGAGGACGCGGAGACCGTCCGGGCGGCGGTGCCGGCCGCGGTCGCGGTGGAGCTGGTCCACGACTTCTCCCTGCTGCACGACGACATCATGGACGGCGACCTGACCCGCAGGCACCGGCCGGCCGCGTGGTCGGTGTTCGGGGTCGGCGAGGCCATCCTGGCCGGCGACGTGCTGCTGACCCTCGCCCTGGACCTGCTCGCCGGGAGCCCGGGCCTGAGGGTGCTGACCGGCTCGCTGCTACGGCTGTGCTCAGGGCAGAGCGCCGACCTGGCGTTCGAAACCCGTACCGACGTCACCCTCGCCCAGTGCGTCGAGATGGCCGCGGGCAAGACCGGGGCGCTGCTGGGCTGCGCCTGCGAGATCGGCGCGCTGGCCGGTGGCGCCGGCCAGGACCGCGCCGGGCTGTTCGGGCGGTTCGGCCACCATCTCGGGCTGGCCTTCCAGCTCACGGACGATCTCCTGGGGATCTGGGGGGATCCCGCCGTCACCGGCAAACCCGTCTTCTCCGACCTGGCCGCCCGCAAGAAGTCCCTGCCGGTGGTCGCCGCCCTCACCTCGGGCACCCCCGCGGGCGAGCGGCTGGCCCGGCTCTACCACGGCGACCGGATCCTGGACGAGCGGTCCCTCGCCCATGCCGCCGACCTCATCGAGGCGGCCGGTGCCCGCGCCTGGGCGCAGCGGGAGGCCGAGGCCAACCTCGCCGCCGCGCTGGCCTGCCTGCGGCAGGCCGACCCCGCCCCGGAAGCGGCCGGCGACCTCCGCCTGCTGGCCCAGCTGATCACCCGGCGGGACCGCTGA
- a CDS encoding 4-hydroxy-3-methylbut-2-enyl diphosphate reductase has translation MNRTKIRERFACQKVPRGGVVVASSFGHPDRGVIECPAAPALGAALARDGLRVRYAPLTADPAGRPAPRGGHMLAVSYLERDGRAAGLAAAVHPDDHAATEVVGDAMRRWEAAMRSRRVLLAGTRPACPGARRALEITRDTAGGGQAVFSYGPVTDDPHQAGALTREGVTTVTDLDRLPEGAGVVFPAHGVSLALRAEAAARGLTIIDATCPLVAAAHAEVARFTERGDLTVVIGRSGDAAVSAVLGQAPESTVLVESAADVERLRPADPEAISYLVQTGIPVEQATPVVAALRARFPALRGPDPGDFCYHASDRASAVASITGASDLLLIAAGSHCPDARHVVRLAEPAGVPAQVVTGVADLCPDRLREAATVALTSARSAPAGLSEQIVTILSGLGPLGVVNRHVTSDIVTGRTRARA, from the coding sequence TTGAACAGGACCAAGATCCGGGAACGTTTCGCCTGCCAGAAGGTACCCAGGGGAGGAGTGGTCGTCGCCTCCTCCTTCGGACACCCCGACCGGGGGGTGATCGAGTGTCCGGCCGCGCCGGCCCTGGGCGCGGCGCTGGCCCGCGACGGGCTGCGCGTGCGCTACGCGCCGCTGACCGCGGACCCGGCCGGCCGGCCCGCTCCCCGCGGCGGCCACATGCTCGCCGTCTCCTACCTCGAACGCGACGGCCGTGCCGCCGGCCTCGCGGCCGCCGTCCACCCCGACGATCATGCCGCCACCGAGGTGGTCGGCGACGCGATGAGGCGGTGGGAGGCCGCCATGCGCAGCCGCCGCGTCCTGCTGGCCGGCACCCGGCCGGCCTGTCCCGGTGCCCGGCGGGCCCTGGAGATCACCCGGGACACGGCCGGCGGCGGCCAGGCGGTGTTCAGCTACGGCCCCGTCACCGACGACCCCCACCAGGCCGGGGCCCTGACCCGCGAGGGCGTCACCACGGTCACCGATCTCGACCGGCTCCCGGAGGGGGCCGGCGTCGTCTTTCCCGCCCACGGCGTGTCCCTGGCGCTGCGCGCCGAAGCCGCCGCCCGTGGCCTGACGATCATCGACGCCACCTGCCCCCTGGTGGCCGCGGCCCACGCCGAGGTGGCGCGCTTCACCGAACGCGGAGACCTCACCGTCGTGATCGGCAGGTCCGGTGACGCGGCCGTCTCCGCCGTCCTCGGCCAGGCCCCGGAATCGACCGTCCTGGTGGAGAGCGCCGCCGACGTGGAGCGGCTCCGGCCGGCCGACCCGGAGGCGATCTCCTACCTGGTCCAGACCGGCATCCCCGTCGAGCAGGCCACTCCCGTCGTCGCCGCCCTCCGCGCCCGCTTCCCCGCCCTGCGCGGTCCCGACCCCGGCGACTTCTGCTATCACGCCTCCGACCGCGCGAGCGCCGTCGCCTCCATCACCGGCGCCAGCGATCTCCTGCTCATTGCCGCGGGATCACACTGCCCGGACGCCCGGCACGTCGTCCGCCTCGCCGAGCCGGCCGGCGTCCCGGCGCAGGTCGTCACCGGCGTCGCCGACCTGTGCCCGGACCGGCTGCGGGAGGCCGCCACCGTCGCTCTCACCAGCGCCCGGTCGGCTCCGGCCGGGCTCTCCGAGCAGATCGTCACGATCCTGTCCGGCCTGGGCCCTCTCGGCGTCGTCAACCGTCACGTCACCAGCGACATCGTCACCGGCCGGACGCGCGCGCGGGCGTGA
- a CDS encoding MsnO8 family LLM class oxidoreductase, with amino-acid sequence MNAALQTTRLSILDRSLIRRGHDHTQALRDTVRFAQEAEALGYHRFWVSEHHGVPGVAGSAPTVLAAAVAAATSRIRIGTGGVMLPNHRPLVVAEQFGVLESLYPGRIDMGLGRSVGFTGGIRRALGHDKHDAEGFGDQLAELLGYFTGDQKAHPGVHAFPAEGLRVPAYVLATGAGADIAAEHGLPLVIAAAGDRERTLQAITRYRGLFRPSAWSARPYVVVAANIAVAETAERARRLQVPEAWATAFSRTHGVFPPLAPAGEILAMDMTDRERALFEEALRGQIHGTPDEVAAAVRELVERSGADEVLVTMNTFDHGERLDSYRRLARLAGAPERRPAYG; translated from the coding sequence GTGAACGCAGCACTTCAGACGACGCGGCTCTCGATCCTGGATCGCTCCCTCATCCGCCGGGGGCACGACCACACGCAGGCACTGCGCGACACCGTGAGGTTCGCGCAGGAGGCCGAAGCCCTGGGCTACCACCGCTTCTGGGTGTCGGAGCACCACGGGGTGCCAGGGGTGGCGGGCTCGGCACCGACCGTCCTGGCCGCCGCCGTCGCCGCCGCGACCTCGCGCATCCGGATCGGCACCGGCGGCGTGATGCTCCCCAACCACCGGCCGCTGGTCGTCGCCGAGCAGTTCGGCGTCCTCGAATCGCTCTACCCGGGCCGTATCGACATGGGCCTGGGCCGTTCGGTCGGCTTCACCGGCGGCATCCGGCGCGCGCTCGGCCACGACAAGCACGACGCGGAGGGCTTCGGCGACCAGCTGGCCGAGCTGCTCGGCTACTTCACCGGTGACCAGAAGGCGCATCCGGGCGTGCACGCGTTTCCCGCCGAAGGTCTGCGGGTGCCCGCATACGTGCTCGCCACGGGTGCCGGCGCGGACATCGCCGCCGAGCACGGGCTGCCGCTGGTGATCGCGGCGGCAGGCGACCGGGAGCGCACGCTGCAGGCGATCACCCGTTATCGCGGTCTCTTCCGGCCCTCGGCCTGGTCGGCGCGGCCGTACGTCGTCGTCGCGGCCAACATCGCGGTCGCCGAGACCGCCGAGCGGGCCCGCCGCCTGCAGGTGCCCGAGGCGTGGGCGACCGCCTTCTCCCGCACCCACGGGGTCTTCCCGCCGCTCGCCCCCGCCGGGGAGATCCTCGCCATGGACATGACCGACCGGGAACGCGCCCTCTTCGAGGAGGCGTTGCGGGGGCAGATCCACGGCACGCCGGACGAGGTCGCGGCCGCGGTGCGGGAGCTGGTCGAGCGCAGCGGCGCCGACGAGGTGCTGGTCACCATGAACACCTTCGACCACGGCGAGCGGCTCGACTCCTACCGCCGCCTGGCCCGCCTGGCCGGCGCCCCGGAACGCCGCCCGGCGTACGGGTAG